GCTCGCAACAGGCCAGTCAGCAGGCCGTGAATTATGCGATGCAGGCCACCAATTACGGCATCGCCCGGCACCTGGAGGGCGACATCAAGGAGATCGTCCCGCCGATTACGGAACACAGCCGTAAGCTGCAGCAAAGCCAGGAACACTTGGACTCCCATCCCTGGCTGGGCTACCTTCCCTTGTTGCCTGAAGCGGAGCTGGTTTGGGACCTGAATAAGCGCGTTCAGCCCTGACCATCACCCTGCCGATCGTTGCTCATGTTTTTATGAGCGGATACGAATAGCGCCGCAACCGCGCCATTGACCTTGCCAGAAAGCTGAGTGGCCGTGTCCATATCAGGACGCGGCCACTCGGCCATTTTTTTGCGCTCCAAGCAAACCTGCCGAACTGGCCTGCTCATTCTCGCAGCACCGCCCGCCTGAACGCCTCCACCCCAACCCGCTCCATGAACCGGGCACTGCGCTCTAGGGGTTTGGCATCGGCGGCGTAGACGGTCAGGCAGCTTCGGGTGTTGTCAGATCCAAACACTTGAGCATGCCCATGGCCCAGGGGCAATGTCCGCAGGGAACCGTCGACCCCAGGCAATCGGATTGGAACGGACCACTCAGAGCCCGGGTGTCGCTGCATGGCCCCGTGTTGCAACTGGCACAGGCCGGGTAGCTTCCGTTTCGCGCCTCGGCCCGAAACGCGGCGAATTGTTTGTCCGCCCATATTTCCGCAAGCGGTGCCCCGACCAACGTGCCGAACCGACGGGGCCAGACCTGTTTGGTTAGTCCGTCCTGGGCGCAGGAATAGCGATGCCAGAGAAAGTGACAGGGTGCCACGCGACCGGAAGGATCCACGAAAGCGGTGTCCTGTTCCATGAACGGGCAACGCCGTTCCAGCAGGGCATTGGTCGGAGGCAGTTCCAGGTCGATGCCCAGCTTGTCGGCCTGAGCGCGAGCGGCCTGGAGCACCTCCTCCAGACGGGCCCGAAGCGGACGCTGATTGTCCCAGGTCAGCAGCTTGCGGATATTCATGCTCACCCCCTTGGCCGCTGCTTCGGATTGCATATCCCGAATCATCTCCACAACCCGGCGCTCCTGGCTGGTCTTGTCGTACTTCCACAAAACGCGGAAATATTCCCGGAGATCCACCCCCTGACGCAGTGCGCGATCCTGCCAGGCCTCAAAAAGCGCCGTGGCCTCGCTGGTGTTCGGGTTGAACAGGCACTGGTCCGCCGCACTTTTGGCAAAGGGCAGCATGTGGCTGACCAGGACAAAATCCGCACCCTGCTCAGCGGCCCAGTTCACCACCCTTGGAAGTTGCTCGAAGCTGTCACGCAGCAGCACGCACTCCACACCCAGGCGGAATGGGCGTGACCCGGTTTCCTTGGCCCGACGCAGATGCTCCATGGCCCGCGACGGCGTACCCGGATGCCCACTGACTGTCGGGAACCCCCGTGAACCTGATTCACGCCCATGATCGCCCGTGGATACCGAGTCCGCGGAAACACAGACCACGTCCAGGCCGGCCTCCATCAGAGCCGATGCCCGAGCCGCGGTCAGTGCCAGTCCGTTGGTCTGAAAACCGATCCGTCCATGATCCGGCATACTCTGCCGGGCAAAAGCGACCATTTCCTCCAGATCCGGATGGAGAAGC
This is a stretch of genomic DNA from Desulfonatronum thioautotrophicum. It encodes these proteins:
- a CDS encoding radical SAM/SPASM family putative metalloenzyme maturase → MLYDPAPSWRTSFQDSAASHPKVLHVETTTRCNMRCGMCVKQSAGNRIGEQDVSLEVFRRLGPDLAHVHSLVLNGIGEPLLHPDLEEMVAFARQSMPDHGRIGFQTNGLALTAARASALMEAGLDVVCVSADSVSTGDHGRESGSRGFPTVSGHPGTPSRAMEHLRRAKETGSRPFRLGVECVLLRDSFEQLPRVVNWAAEQGADFVLVSHMLPFAKSAADQCLFNPNTSEATALFEAWQDRALRQGVDLREYFRVLWKYDKTSQERRVVEMIRDMQSEAAAKGVSMNIRKLLTWDNQRPLRARLEEVLQAARAQADKLGIDLELPPTNALLERRCPFMEQDTAFVDPSGRVAPCHFLWHRYSCAQDGLTKQVWPRRFGTLVGAPLAEIWADKQFAAFRAEARNGSYPACASCNTGPCSDTRALSGPFQSDCLGSTVPCGHCPWAMGMLKCLDLTTPEAA